From the Bacteroidales bacterium genome, the window ATTTGACTCAGCTGGCAAAACTACAACCGTAACTGAAACTTTTGAGGCAGAACAAACTAATCCTTTAGAATTGCAGCAAAACGGCTGGCAGGCTATTCTTGATAATTTCAAAAAACATGTTGAAACATCCGGGTAATTTGAAATGATGCAATTTGATCAGAAATTAATGCTAACCTATTACTCCTTGTCTCCTGCTTAACGACTGAAGTTGCAAACCAGTTTGAATTGGTTAAGCAACCATGAAAGTAAAAGGTGAAAGCCTTTTTGCCTGGATTGTATAATTTAGCTGGCGGTTTCAGCACAAACATACAATCATGGACGTAGAACAGTCATACAACATTTGGGCAAGCCAATACGACACCAACCAAAACAAAACCAGGGATCTGGAAGCGGTTGCGCTGAGAGAAACCCTTTCCGGTTTTCAATTCAACAATTGTCTTGAAATCGGCTGTGGCACCGGTAAGAATACCGAGTGGCTGCTTGGAATCGCTGAGCATGTTACTGCTATTGACATCTCGGAAGAAATGCTGTTAAAGGCAAAATCAAAAATCCAATCCCAAAGGGTAATCTTCCTGCAAGCCGACATAACCCGAGAATGGCTATTTGCAAATAAGAAATATGATCTTGTTACTTTCAGTCTTGTATTGGAACACATCGAAAATCTGGATGAGATTCTAAGAAAAGTCGCTATTGTGGTTAAACCCAGGGCATATATTTATATAGGAGAATTGCACCCATTCAAACAATATTCCGGAACGAAGGCAAGATTTGATACATCCGAAGGGCAACAGATTGTGCAGTGCTATGATCATCACATTTCCAATTTTACACAAGCGGCAAAAATTCACGGCTTCGCACTTGTTGATCTCAATGAATATTTCGATGAAAGCAACAGAACCCTGACTCCACGGATTCTGACGCTGTTATTGAGGAAAATATGATTCTTGGCTGGTGATATTCCTTTTATATTTTCCTGGCCCTATAGTCAGATGCTTCTCACTCAACCAGCAATGTTTGGTCTGTTCTTTTCTGAATCTCTATATTTGCCTTACACTCAAAACTCACTTAATCATGAAAAAAGAAGAAATTCAGGATAAGATTGAATCTAAATTCCGCAAGAAGGTTCAGAGCGATAAGAATATAAGAAACGCTTATTTGCTGGTTCATTCCGAAAAACTTGGAATTCATCTCAATCTGGCCGAAGGCGAAACAGAAGGCCAGCCGGCAAACCCGCAACAACCGCATTACATGGCCAGTGTGGGTAAAATATTTACTGCAACGCTTATAGGTATCTTTCATGATCAGGGCAAACTTTCCTTTGATGATCCTATCGCAAAATACCTTGACACGGAACTGATGAATGGGCTGAATGTTTTTAAAGGCACCGATTATTCAGGCGATATAAAAATCTGCCATTTATTAAATCAGTCATCGGGTTTGAATGATGTTTTCTATCATTTGTTGGAAAAAATCAAAAAGAACCCTGAAACAATCACGCCTCGTGCAGCTGTAATTTGGGGTAAGAACAATCTTAAACCCAAAGGAAAACCAGGTGAAAAGCATTTTTATACCGATACGAATTACTTTTTGCTTGGGCTCATCGTGGAAAACATAACTAAAATGCCATTCCACGCGTCGTTACACAAATTCATTTTTGAACCACTTGGGATGCAACATGCATTCATGCAAGGCTATT encodes:
- a CDS encoding class I SAM-dependent methyltransferase — protein: MDVEQSYNIWASQYDTNQNKTRDLEAVALRETLSGFQFNNCLEIGCGTGKNTEWLLGIAEHVTAIDISEEMLLKAKSKIQSQRVIFLQADITREWLFANKKYDLVTFSLVLEHIENLDEILRKVAIVVKPRAYIYIGELHPFKQYSGTKARFDTSEGQQIVQCYDHHISNFTQAAKIHGFALVDLNEYFDESNRTLTPRILTLLLRKI
- a CDS encoding beta-lactamase family protein; translated protein: MKKEEIQDKIESKFRKKVQSDKNIRNAYLLVHSEKLGIHLNLAEGETEGQPANPQQPHYMASVGKIFTATLIGIFHDQGKLSFDDPIAKYLDTELMNGLNVFKGTDYSGDIKICHLLNQSSGLNDVFYHLLEKIKKNPETITPRAAVIWGKNNLKPKGKPGEKHFYTDTNYFLLGLIVENITKMPFHASLHKFIFEPLGMQHAFMQGYSEPKVKSGLPKAGFYIKGLNPSTVAGFYDIDYAGGGVVATSEEYMIFMKALVNNRLVKPVTLQRMLLDDKRSMPNFRYGYAIWKTITIPLLLPEKYNCWGCAGATGAYLFYHPKTETFLVINFNDFAYRSKAFVFLLRKVIRELLKYS